The Drosophila nasuta strain 15112-1781.00 chromosome 2L, ASM2355853v1, whole genome shotgun sequence genome window below encodes:
- the LOC132783679 gene encoding proteasome subunit alpha type-2-like — MNSDDSDMENMNEVDVAELLEAFGTIGSEQIVESDEGAASTDEPETLQTEILKAQIQQLQFADQVINNDLPTIAIATQSSVVIVAAKMQANCLVVSDSIMRMENISKYIAIAYAGLAGDFRELTKSAAKLYYDNIMKHNAEMRGKQVANDLRKTILKNAQLPKLRPFAIQLLIGNWSNDHGHLYQLDSYGTLKSPNFACIGRNAKEANGYLKKMNLSETNTVESTILFGIHALKLALETEVICPFELDVGIIDCNGFRYLSQEVISENLYTLFTLKYPEVVK, encoded by the exons atgaacAGCGACGATTCAGATATGGAAAATATGA ATGAAGTGGACGTGGCTGAATTACTTGAGGCATTTGGAACAATAGGATCTGAGCAAATAGTTGAATCTGACGAAG GAGCTGCTTCTACCGATGAACCAGAAACACTTCAGACTGAAATCCTCAAGGcacaaattcaacaattgcaatttgccgATCAGGTAATAAATAATGATCTTCCAACGATCGCTATAGCGACCCAAAGCAGTGTCGTCATTGTGGCTGCCAAGATGCAGGCGAATTGTTTAGTTGTAAGTGATTCCATTATGAGAATGGAAAATATCTCGAAGTACATTGCGATTGCATATGCCGGTTTAGCCGGTGACTTTCGGGAGTTAACCAAGTCGGCGGCCAAGTTGTATTACGACAATATAATGAAGCACAATGCAGAGATGAGGGGCAAACAAGTGGCAAACGATCTGAGAAAAACTATATTGAAAAATGCCCAGTTGCCCAAATTGCGACCCTTTGCCATTCAATTGCTCATTGGCAATTGGTCAAATGATCACGGACATCTCTATCAACTTGATTCTTATGGCACCTTGAAGTCGCCCAACTTTGCGTGCATTGGCCGTAATGCCAAGGAAGCCAATGGGTATCTGAAGAAAATGAACCTAAGCGAAACTAATACGGTTGAGTCGACCATTCTTTTTGGCATTCACGCCTTAAAGTTGGCTCTTGAAACGGAAGTGATTTGCCCATTTGAACTAGATGTTGGCATCATTGATTGTAATGGTTTTCGATATCTAAGTCAGGAGGTTATCTCTGAGAATTTATACACGTTGTTTACTCTCAAATATCCAGAAGTTGTGAAATAG